Proteins from a single region of Amycolatopsis sp. CA-230715:
- a CDS encoding roadblock/LC7 domain-containing protein — MTDPSNKLGWMLDDALQMPETLYAVLLSADGLLIAHSQRISRDDAERIAAGMSGLQSLARTTAEFCGETAEQWRQTLTEFTGGYVFLVAAGPGAYLAVSATNRVDMEGVSTRLQQLVQRLGQELTAPARFAPQGYGSPA, encoded by the coding sequence GTGACCGATCCGTCCAACAAGCTCGGGTGGATGCTCGACGACGCGCTGCAGATGCCCGAGACGCTCTACGCGGTGCTGCTCTCCGCCGACGGGTTGCTGATCGCCCATTCCCAGCGCATCAGCCGCGACGACGCCGAACGGATCGCGGCCGGGATGTCGGGGTTGCAGTCGCTCGCCCGCACGACGGCCGAGTTCTGCGGGGAAACCGCCGAGCAGTGGCGGCAGACGCTGACCGAGTTCACCGGCGGGTACGTCTTCCTCGTCGCCGCGGGCCCCGGCGCCTACCTCGCCGTGTCGGCCACCAACCGCGTCGACATGGAAGGCGTGTCGACGCGGTTGCAGCAACTGGTCCAGCGCCTCGGGCAGGAGCTCACCGCACCGGCCCGGTTCGCGCCGCAGGGTTACGGCAGTCCGGCATGA
- a CDS encoding ATP-binding protein has translation MDQPLLIVAVSVLLAVVVLLVVLLVRQRGITTRARAMSDALHHELRARQAEQEHLTRTRLPSLIESIADPAVSVPGPLTQGNGDPHGVVLAMVADYVRQARSGAAQAAASTLKAMMRSVQNLANEQQVAISEAEQRHDDPAVLADLLKIDHANSQLARRAQATAVLCGSWPGQQRSASTLTDVARGATSRIRDFPRVAIPATSETAVVSRAVEPVVLAVAELLDNGARHSQPGSKVEVNFQQAHNGLAIVIDDAGVGMTVEAVQRATWLLAQRGTQDIAGLGDPPRIGFAVIGILAARYGFSVSVDTRSPYGGVRAVVFLPSELLTRENAPSVHTMPVSRVLEPENRDPVPEQAPAEAEAPAPSPAEDLGRTENGLPRRRRRAPAVEPAPQPALPEPVAARTPATLAAWQRGTRAGRETAPAPADSERDSQ, from the coding sequence ATGGATCAACCGCTCTTGATCGTCGCCGTCTCCGTCCTGCTCGCCGTCGTGGTGCTGCTGGTGGTCCTGCTGGTCCGCCAGCGCGGCATCACCACGCGGGCGCGCGCGATGAGCGACGCGCTGCACCACGAACTGCGCGCGCGGCAAGCCGAACAGGAGCACCTGACGCGGACGAGGCTGCCGTCGCTGATCGAGTCGATCGCCGACCCCGCGGTGTCCGTGCCAGGGCCGCTGACGCAGGGCAACGGTGACCCGCACGGCGTCGTGCTGGCGATGGTCGCCGACTACGTGCGGCAGGCGCGCTCCGGCGCCGCGCAGGCGGCCGCGTCCACACTGAAGGCGATGATGCGCTCGGTCCAGAACCTGGCCAACGAGCAGCAGGTCGCGATCTCGGAGGCGGAGCAGCGCCACGACGATCCCGCGGTGCTCGCCGATCTGCTGAAGATCGACCACGCGAACTCCCAGCTGGCGCGCCGCGCGCAGGCCACCGCGGTGCTGTGCGGGTCGTGGCCCGGCCAGCAGCGCTCGGCGTCCACGCTGACCGACGTGGCGCGCGGCGCGACCTCGCGGATCCGCGACTTCCCCCGGGTGGCGATCCCGGCCACCTCGGAGACCGCGGTGGTGAGCCGCGCGGTGGAGCCGGTGGTGCTCGCGGTCGCCGAACTGCTCGACAACGGCGCGCGGCATTCCCAGCCCGGCTCGAAGGTCGAGGTCAACTTCCAGCAGGCGCACAACGGGCTGGCCATCGTCATCGACGACGCCGGGGTCGGCATGACCGTGGAGGCGGTGCAGCGCGCGACCTGGCTGCTCGCCCAGCGGGGCACGCAGGACATCGCCGGGCTCGGCGACCCGCCGCGGATCGGGTTCGCGGTCATCGGCATCCTGGCCGCCCGCTACGGCTTTTCGGTCTCGGTGGACACCCGCTCGCCCTACGGCGGCGTCCGCGCGGTGGTGTTCCTGCCCAGCGAACTGCTCACCAGGGAGAACGCGCCGAGCGTGCACACCATGCCGGTGTCGCGGGTACTGGAACCCGAAAACCGGGACCCGGTGCCGGAGCAGGCACCTGCCGAAGCCGAAGCACCCGCGCCCAGCCCTGCCGAAGACCTCGGCCGGACCGAGAACGGGCTGCCACGGCGCCGACGGCGCGCGCCCGCCGTCGAACCCGCCCCGCAACCAGCACTACCGGAGCCCGTGGCCGCGCGGACCCCGGCCACCCTCGCCGCGTGGCAGCGCGGCACCCGTGCCGGCCGCGAAACCGCCCCCGCTCCCGCAGATTCCGAAAGGGACAGTCAGTGA
- a CDS encoding DUF742 domain-containing protein, with translation MTEPRRERALVRPHVVTGGRAHPTRNTFDLATVVVATKTPVAGLSPEKRRMTELCRGGALAVAEIAAHLGLPASVTKVLLSDLVDTGHIVAHATVGSADHADLQLLQKVLDGLRALT, from the coding sequence ATGACCGAACCGCGGCGGGAGCGCGCACTGGTGCGGCCGCACGTGGTGACCGGCGGGCGCGCGCACCCGACCCGCAACACGTTCGACCTCGCCACCGTGGTGGTCGCGACCAAGACGCCCGTGGCCGGGCTGAGCCCGGAAAAGCGCCGGATGACCGAGCTCTGCCGGGGCGGGGCGCTCGCGGTCGCCGAGATCGCCGCCCACCTCGGGCTGCCCGCGAGCGTGACGAAGGTGCTGCTGTCCGATCTCGTGGACACCGGCCACATCGTCGCGCACGCCACGGTCGGATCCGCCGACCACGCCGATCTCCAGCTACTGCAGAAGGTGCTCGATGGCCTCCGTGCTCTCACCTGA
- a CDS encoding cytochrome P450 has translation MTSASEAPATPDGPVPPPGCPAHAPTRLHGPEFAADPAGTYARMRAEHGSVAPVELAPGTHAHLVIGYEAALEVLREPSTFPRDPRRWERRMPPDNPVLPMMGYRPNCLFTDGAVHARLRGAVTSSLGRVDPHRLRGYVEQTARGHIGRFSQRGSADLLREYATSTALGVFGHLFGCPPELGDRLLESMRGIFDMDDPEQANANLGQCMGELIALKRRQPGPDLPSWMMAHPARLTDEELLHQMILMMGAGTEPQQNLIANGLRLLLSDERFAGDLAGGSMPVEDALDEILWTDPPMANYSASYPWTDLDLFGVRVPADQPLVISFAAANTDPALNIEHRAGNRAHLAWGAGMHTCPAQLPARIIASAAIETLLDALPDVRLAVPVEDLVWRQGPFHRALSALPVQFTPVTVAAPPDPLPPSAPPTQQSGERAWTAPPAQSSSTPLDVTSTEKAPGSANGGKRPWWSSLARWWRGR, from the coding sequence GTGACCTCAGCTTCCGAAGCTCCCGCGACGCCCGACGGCCCGGTGCCCCCGCCGGGCTGCCCCGCGCACGCCCCCACCCGGCTGCACGGCCCGGAGTTCGCCGCGGACCCCGCCGGGACCTACGCCCGCATGCGGGCCGAACACGGGTCGGTCGCGCCGGTCGAACTGGCTCCGGGCACGCACGCCCACCTCGTCATCGGCTACGAGGCCGCGCTGGAAGTGCTGCGCGAGCCGAGCACGTTCCCCCGCGACCCGCGGCGCTGGGAACGGCGGATGCCGCCGGACAACCCGGTGCTGCCGATGATGGGCTACCGGCCCAACTGCCTATTCACCGACGGCGCGGTGCACGCGAGGCTGCGCGGCGCGGTGACCAGCAGCCTCGGCAGGGTCGACCCGCACCGGCTCCGCGGCTACGTCGAGCAGACCGCGCGCGGGCACATCGGCCGGTTTTCCCAGCGCGGGTCGGCCGATCTGCTCCGCGAGTACGCTACTTCGACCGCGCTCGGCGTGTTCGGCCACCTCTTCGGCTGCCCGCCCGAGCTCGGGGACCGCCTGCTCGAAAGCATGCGCGGCATCTTCGACATGGACGACCCGGAGCAGGCGAACGCGAACCTCGGCCAGTGCATGGGCGAGCTGATCGCGCTCAAGCGGCGCCAGCCCGGCCCCGACCTGCCGTCCTGGATGATGGCCCACCCGGCCCGGCTCACCGACGAAGAGCTGCTGCACCAGATGATCCTGATGATGGGCGCGGGCACCGAACCGCAGCAGAACCTCATCGCCAACGGGTTGCGGCTGCTGCTCTCCGACGAGCGGTTCGCCGGTGACCTCGCGGGCGGCAGCATGCCCGTCGAGGACGCGCTCGACGAGATCCTGTGGACCGACCCGCCGATGGCCAACTACTCGGCCAGCTACCCGTGGACCGATCTCGACCTCTTCGGCGTCCGCGTGCCAGCCGACCAGCCGCTGGTGATCAGCTTCGCCGCGGCCAACACCGATCCCGCGCTCAACATCGAGCACCGCGCGGGCAACCGCGCGCACCTCGCGTGGGGCGCCGGGATGCACACCTGCCCGGCGCAGCTGCCCGCCAGGATCATCGCCTCCGCCGCCATCGAAACCCTGCTCGACGCGCTGCCCGACGTCCGGCTCGCCGTGCCGGTCGAGGACCTCGTGTGGCGGCAGGGTCCCTTCCACCGCGCGCTTTCCGCGCTTCCCGTCCAGTTCACCCCCGTCACCGTGGCCGCGCCACCCGATCCACTTCCTCCGTCCGCACCGCCCACCCAGCAGTCAGGAGAACGCGCATGGACCGCACCGCCAGCCCAGTCGTCCTCGACCCCACTGGACGTGACATCCACGGAGAAGGCGCCCGGCTCCGCGAACGGGGGCAAGCGACCCTGGTGGAGCTCCCTGGCCAGGTGGTGGCGTGGTCGGTGA
- a CDS encoding GTP-binding protein, whose amino-acid sequence MASVLSPDADYVPASVRTSVKILVAGPFAVGKTTFVGTLSEIRPLRTEETMTQAGAFVDDLAGVPDKQTTTVAMDFGRLTLNPELVLYLFGAPGQQRFTQMWKDLAHGALGALVLADPRRLEQSFEVMDLLEELGMPYAVAINQFDGSPRFPEAELREALDLLPQTRLVVCDARDRASSANALIALVDHLFTTRQEHL is encoded by the coding sequence ATGGCCTCCGTGCTCTCACCTGACGCCGACTACGTGCCCGCGAGCGTGCGCACGTCGGTGAAGATCCTCGTGGCAGGCCCGTTCGCGGTGGGCAAGACGACGTTCGTCGGCACGCTGTCGGAGATCAGGCCGCTGCGCACCGAGGAGACGATGACGCAGGCGGGTGCCTTCGTCGACGATCTCGCCGGGGTGCCGGACAAGCAGACCACCACGGTCGCGATGGACTTCGGCAGGCTGACGCTCAACCCCGAACTGGTGCTGTACCTGTTCGGCGCGCCGGGTCAGCAGCGGTTCACGCAGATGTGGAAGGACCTCGCGCACGGCGCGCTCGGCGCGCTCGTCCTCGCCGACCCCCGCCGCCTCGAGCAGTCCTTCGAAGTCATGGACCTGCTCGAAGAACTCGGCATGCCCTACGCGGTGGCCATCAACCAGTTCGACGGCTCGCCGCGCTTCCCCGAAGCCGAACTACGCGAAGCACTCGACCTGCTGCCGCAGACCCGGCTCGTGGTCTGCGACGCGCGCGACCGCGCGTCCTCGGCCAACGCACTGATCGCACTCGTCGACCACCTCTTCACCACTCGCCAGGAGCACCTGTGA